The following are encoded together in the Bactrocera neohumeralis isolate Rockhampton chromosome 6, APGP_CSIRO_Bneo_wtdbg2-racon-allhic-juicebox.fasta_v2, whole genome shotgun sequence genome:
- the LOC126762152 gene encoding peritrophin-48-like produces MVMKLVQAVACLLAMIDQICGANLDRKEYNVCNLKSDWDVVQSEEDCHKFYLCLNGNAEEYSCADNYYFDPKEKRCKIGICSTMEAIDKCTPQSIRRINDNCQAFSRCENGEYVIQNCTKEQYFSTKYASCQPIATSADHKCSCLLPPYAIISNPDDCETYYICSDGKAVLQQCPRGQYYSEQISSCLPDLSGICIALPSMSSTELAMTEICSSFGNNIADFQPYIKECDKFFLCINGRMFPRRCPKGSYYDKNKRFCRWDVNEICTEQLNKLHEAIKYTEKAEIIYMKEQPALPTTKAVTNVNLDNQNQTVVPNVVNNIDKSIKKEIEQIKDFAVDQPNKSVYDKLSSKFINF; encoded by the exons ATGGTAATGAAAT tggTTCAAGCAGTCGCATGCCTTTTGGCAATGATAGACCAAATTTGTGGAGCAAATCTT gaCCGAAAAGAATATAATGTTTGCAATTTGAAATCAGACTGGGATGTTGTTCAGAGTGAAGAAGACTGCCATAAATTCTACCTATGCCTTAATGGTAATGCAGAGGAATATAGCTGCGCCGATAATTATTATTTCGATCCAAAGGAAAAACGTTGTAAAATAGGGATTTGTTCAACTATGGAGGCAATAGATAAATGCACACCTCAAAGCATACGCCGCATCAATGACAACTGTCAAGCCTTTTCCCGTTGTGAGAATGGAGAATATGTCATACAAAATTGTACAAAGgagcaatatttttcaacgaaATATGCCAGCTGTCAGCCAATAGCTACAAGCGCCGACCACAAATGTAGTTGCCTTCTACCTCCTTATGCCATCATCAGCAATCCagatgattgcgaaacatactatatatgcagTGATGGTAAAGCAGTACTGCAGCAATGCCCACGGGGACAATATTATAGCGAACAAATCAGTAGCTGTCTTCCAGATTTGAGTGGCATTTGTATAGCTTTGCCCAGCATGAGCTCCACTGAATTGGCGATGACTGAAATATGTAGCAGTTTTGGCAATAATATAGCAGACTTTcagccatatataaaagaatgtgATAAATTCTTTCTATGTATAAATGGCCGAATGTTTCCTAGACGTTGTCCAAAGGGATCATACTATGATAAAAACAAACGCTTCTGCCGTTGGGATGTAAATGAGATTTGTACTGAACAGCTGAATAAATTGCATGAAGCAataaaatatacagaaaaagctgaaattatatatatgaaagAGCAACCAGCTCTCCCTACTACAAAAGCAGTTACAAATGTCAATCTAGATAATCAAAATCAAACCGTTGTTCCAAATGTGGTGAACAACATAgataaaagtatcaaaaaagaaatagaaCAGATAAAAGATTTTGCTGTCGATCAACCGAATAAATCGGTGTATGATAAACTgtcatcaaaatttataaatttttga
- the LOC126762159 gene encoding viral IAP-associated factor homolog: MQDPNEDTEWNDVLRAKGILEPKQKEAEITEEQIQEMMDDAINRRTDLRSGENGCSKKIHEMSLDELDELEDSEDEEVLEQYRQRRIAEMRAFAEKEKFGTVREISGQDYVSEVTKAGDGIWVVIHLYANGVPLCSLIHHHMQQLAAKFPQTKFLRSIATTCIPNFPEKNLPTIFIYNEGQLKKQYIGPLELRGEKLTLDELEFLLGKSGAISTEIKEDPRPQIRDKMLSDLESQNIDFY; the protein is encoded by the exons ATGCAG GACCCTAATGAGGATACCGAATGGAATGATGTGCTCCGTGCAAAAGGCATTCTTGAACCGAAGCAAAAAGAAGCTGAAATCACAGAGGAGCAAATCCAAGAGATGATGGACGATGCCATAAACAGGCGAACCGATTTAAGGAGTGGGGAAAATGGTTGTTCAAAGAAAATTCACGAAATGTCTTTGGATGAGTTAGATGAACTGGAAGATTCCGAAGACGAAGAGGTATTAGAACAATACCGCCAGCGACGGATAGCAGAAATGAGGGCATTTGCCGAGAAAGAAAAATTTGGAACAGTGCGGGAAATATCTGGACAAGATTATGTAAGCGAGGTGACAAAAGCGGGTGATGGCATTTGGGTAGTGATCCATCTTTATGCAAATGGTGTACCCCTTTGCTCTCTTATTCATCACCACATGCAACAGTTGGCTGCAAAATTTCCGCAAACGAAATTCTTACGTTCCATTGCAACCACTTGCATACCTAACTTTCCTGAAAAAAACTTAccgacaatttttatttataacgaAGGCCAATTAAAGAAACAATATATTGGACCACTGGAGTTGAGAGGCGAGAAACTTACGCTCGATGAATTAGAGTTTCTACTGGGAAAATCCGGTGCAATTTCTacagaaataaaagaagatcCAAGACCGCAAATTCGGGATAAAATGTTGTCCGATTTGGAAAgccaaaatattgatttttattaa
- the LOC126762164 gene encoding cAMP-regulated phosphoprotein 19 translates to MSAGEDSSLPSTPPEAPEAQDQANPRELEKIEEEKLKSKYPSGLRGPGGHSAFLQKRLQKGQKFFDSGDYQMAKQKGGGVKQVFANKVATGEAIPTPETVPARKTSIIQPCTKFPTTS, encoded by the exons ATGAGCGCCGGAGAAGATTCCAGCTTACCATCCACACCACCAGAAGCCCCTGAAGCTCAAGATCAG GCCAATCCCCGAGAACTAGAGaaaatagaagaagaaaaattgaaGTCAAAGTATCCATCTGGTCTGCGTGGCCCTGGGGGTCATTCAGCTTTCCTTCAAAAGCGGTTACAGAAAGGT CAAAAATTCTTCGACTCTGGTGATTACCAAATGGCAAAGCAGAAAGGCGGTGGAGTAAAGCAAGTGTTTGCCAATAAAGTGGCAACTGGTGAAGCAATACCTACTCCGGAAACGGTGCCTGCACGTAAAACTTCGATAATACAGCCTTGTACTAAGTTCCCAACGacgagttaa